The genomic window GCAGCTGACGGTGGCGCCGGTGCGGCCGAGGCCCGACTGGATCTCGTCCGCGATGAACAGGACGTTCCGCTCGCGGGTGATCCGGCGCACCTCCGGCAGGTAGGAGGCGGGCGGCACGACCACGCCCGCCTCGCCCTGGATCGGCTCGATCAGCACGGCGACGGTGTCGTCGTCGATCGCGGCCTCGAGGGCGGCGGAGTCGCCGTAGGGCACCGTGACGAATCCGGGGGTGTACGGACCGAAGTCGGCCCGCGCCTCCTCGTCGTCAGAGAAGCTGATGATCGTGGTCGTGCGTCCGTGGAAGTTGCCGGCCGCGACGACGATCTTCGCAGCGCCGGGCCGGACGCCCTTGACGCGGTAGCCCCAGGCGCGGGCGACCTTGATGCCCGACTCGACGGCCTCGGCACCCGTGTTCATCGGGAGGACCATCTGCTTGCCCAGCAGAGCCGCGAGCTCGGCGGCGAACGGGCCGAGCTGGTCGTTGTGGAACGCCCGGCTCGTGAGGGTGACGCGGTCGAGCTGCTCCCTGGCTGCCGCGACGAGCGCCGGGTGGCCGTGGCCGAAGTTCACCGCGGAGTAGGCCGCGAGGCAGTCGAGGTACCGGCGACCGTCGACGTCGGTGACCCAGGCGCCCTCGGCCGTCGACACGACGACGGGCAGCGGGTGGTAGTTGTGCGCCAGCGAGGCATCCTCGACGGCGATCGCCGCGGTGGTCGCGCTCGAGGTCGCGGCGGTGGTCGCGCTCGTGGTCGCGTTCATGATCGAGGAGGTGCGGGTCGTCTCGGTCGTCATCGTCGCAGCTCCAGGGTGCAGCACTTCACGCCGCCCCCGCCGAGCAGCAGCTCGGACAGGTCGACGCCGATCGGGTTGTAGCCGAGCTCGCGCAGCTGGCGCTCGAAGCCGGTGGCGGCCGCGGCGATCACGACGTTGTAGCCGTCGCTGTAGGAGTTGAGCCCGAGGATCGAGGCGTCGTCCTGGCCCACGAGCACGGCGTCCGGGAACCGCTCGCGCAGCACGGCGAGCGACGGCTCGTCGAAGGCGCTCTCGAGGTAGGCGATGTTGTGCACGCCGTCGACGGGCTCGGGGTCGAGCACGGCGATCGCCGTGTCGAGGTGGTAGAAGCTCGGGTCGACCAGGGTGAGGCCGACGACCTCACGGCCGAAGACCCTGGCGACCTCGGCGTGCGAGTCGGACGCGCTGCGGAAGCCGGTGCCTGCCAGGACGACGTCGCCGACGAGGAGGAAGTCGCCCTCGCCCTCGTTGACCTCCTCGGGCACGACCACCTCGAAGCCTGCGGCGGCGAACCAGTCCATGTAGGCGGGACCCTCCGGCTGGCGCTCGGGGTAGGTGAAGCTCGCGCCGTAGGCCTTGCCGTCGAGCACGAAGCCGCCGTTGGCCGAGTAGACCATGTCGGGCAGGCCGGGCAGGGGGTCGATCAGCTGGACGTCGAAGCCGAGCCCGAGGTAGGTCTCGTAGAGTGTCTGCCACTGTGCGACGGCGCGCGAGGTGTCGGTCGGCACCTGCGGGTCCATCCACGGGTTGATGCGGTAGCTGACCGTGAAGTGCTCGGGTCGGCACATCAGCACGGTGCGGTGCGACGCATGTCTGGTCGGCGGCTGCGGGGCCTCGGGAGAGGGCTGGACGGTCTCGGCGGCGATGCTCACGCTGACCAGTGTCACACCCACGATGCGCACATTGGATGCCCGCTACGCAACTATCATGCGTTTTATCTCTGTCTCACGCAATAAAATAGCGTAGAATGCCCGATGTGGACAACCTCGACTACGGCATCATCGATCTGCTCCGGCAGAACGCCCGCGCGGGCTACGGCGACATCGGGTCGTCGGTGGGCCTCAGCGCATCGGCCGTCAAGCGCCGTGTCGACCGCCTGGTGGCGGACGGCGTCATCAGGGGCTTCACCGTCCAGGTCGACCCTGCCGTCGAGGGGCTCGGCACCGAGGCGTTCGTCGAGCTGTTCTGCCGGGGCACCGTCTCGCCCGCCGAGCTGCAGCGCATCCTCAGCACCGTGCCCGAGGTCGTCGACGCCGGCACCGTCACGGGCAGCGCCGACGCGATCGTGCACATGCGCAGCCGTGACATCCCGTCGCTCGAGGAGGCGCTCGAGCGAGTGCGCAACGCCCCGAACGTCGACCACACCCGCAGCGCCATCGTGCTGTCCAAGCTGATCAGCCGCCGCACCGCCTGAGGCTGTGCGATGCCCGCCGCCAGCCGCCCGCCGCTGCGCCCGCCGCCTCCGCCCGCCGCCTCCGCCTCCGCCTCCGCCTCCGCAAATGCCGACCGCACCGCCCCCAACAGCGTGAGATCCGGGTACTGAGGGCGCTGAGCGGGCTCGCCGGTCGGCATTTGCCGAGCCAGGCGGGCGCTGGCGGCAAAGCGAGAGAGATCCGTGGCCGCGAGGCCGATCTGCAGGGCAGGCCGCGCTCGACGGGGCGGATCACTCTCAAATTACGGGGGTGGTGGTCGCGGGCAGGGGGACGGGTCGCCAAGGCACCGTCCAGGACCGCAGGCTGCTCAGATCGGCAGCCGGGCAGGCCGGAGCCCCGGACCCCCGGCCCGGCCCGGCCGGGCCCGGGACGCTCAGATCTTGAGGTCGCGCAGCTCGGGGTCGACGAGGCCTGACCGGTGGGCCGTGACGGACACGCTCTGCTCTCGCACGAACGTCAGCAGCTCGACCCGCCCCTCGTCGGTGACGTCCCCGCCGTGCACCACGACGTCGACGCTGCCGCCGACCGCACGCGCGAGGGCCCTGGGGTCGCCGCCGATCAGCCTGACGTGCAGATCGCGGTACGCGGCGACCGCCGCCTCGTCGGGCTCGGGCACGTCGCCCTCGCCGTCGCCCTCCGGCTCTGCTGCGGGGTCGCTCGACCCCGTCGCGCGCGCGAGCAGGCTGAGGTCGTCCAGCTCGTGGCCGGCCTCGCGGACCTGGAGCAGACCGGCGGAGGCGCGGGCCAGGAAGGCCTGGTCGCTCTCGACGATAACGGCGCCGACGCGCATCGGCGACGCCGGCGAGTGCAGCAGCCGGACGAGCGACGCCGGGACGGGCACCGCCGAGCTGACGGTGATCGGGGCACGGACGCGGGCGGCGGCCACGAGGAGGCGCACGAGCTCGGAGAGGTCGGCGTCGGACGAGAGACGGAGCAGGACGGGCCGCGGCCGGTAGCGCAGCACGTTCCGCTCGACCCCGAGTTCGGAGGCGTCGTGCGCCACGCCGACGTGGGCCTGCCAGGCGCGCTCGTCGCTGACCGCCCCTGACCGGACACGGTCGAACTGCTCGAACGACAGCGACGACCGGGCCGCCTCGATCACGGGGACGACCTCGTCGGGGACGCCGGTGAGGCGCAACGACGGATGGGGCTCGCGCGACGGTCGCCACCACGAGCCCTGCGCGAGCAGCTCGTCGGGACCGCCCGGCGCGACGGCGGGGCCGACGACGGAGCTGCCCCACGAGGCCGACGGCCGGCGACGCACGACCATCGGCGAGGTGGGCCGGCCGACCACGAGCGTGCCTGCCCGGACCCGACGCAGCCACGTGTCGACCTCGTCGACGTCGAGGCTGTGCAGGGCGGCAGAGCCGCCGGCGCTGAGCCGCTCCTGCTGGTCGATCGCGGTGTCGAGGTCGTCCACCTCGACCAGGGAGAGCACGGGCGCCGCGGCGGCGGCCGTGCGGGCGGCGGACTCGGGCGTGACGCCCGTCTTGACGCCGGGAGACCAGAGCCCGCCGTCGTCGTCGAGCTGCCGGGGCTCGACGAGCCAGCTCTCGCCGGGCGCCAGGATCGTGAGGGCCTCGAGCACTGCGCCCTCGGCCGGGTCGATGAGCGGGCCGACCTGCGTCGTCGCGTCGTCGGGCCAGCCGGCCCGCAGGCTCGTCACCGCGTCGACGAGCTGGCGGCGGAAGCGCTCGGCATGCGCCGCCGAGCCGACGAGCACGGCCGTCCGCGAGGCGGACGGGGCCTGGCCGGCGAAGCGGAAGGCACCGGCGACGAGGTCGGCGGCCGCGAGGTCGGCGTCCGCACTCGGGGTCACGACCGCGACGGCGGCCACGGGCACCTCGGCGACGAGGTCGAGGTCCGGTCGCCACGAGCGGAGCTGCCGCGCCTGCTCGAGCGAGCCGGTCAGGCGCACCCGATCGACGGCCGGGTGCCCCATGAGCCGGCGGCCGGCCTCGGAGTCGAGCTCGAGGTCGGCGAGGACGAGCAGCGCGCGCGGCACCCCCGCGCCCCAGAGGACCTCAGCCAGGACGGCCGCGGTGCGGCGCGACTCCCGCGCCGGGCAGAGGAGGACAGCGCTTCCCGCGGCGAGCGCGGCGAGGACGGGCTCCGCCGCCGAGACGAGGGGCGTGCGCCACGAGGACACGACGACCGTCAGCCGAGGAGGCGCGTGCCGGGCCCCGACGACGCTCGCCTCGCCGCGGGCGAGACCGGCGTGGTGCCGCGCCGAGTCGACCGCGGCGCTGACCTCGGGGTCGGCCCCGTCGAGCACCGAGCCGGTCTCGCTGACGAGCACCTCGACCAGCGCGGCGCGCTGACGCGCGATGCCGTCGGCCGCGAGCTCGAGCAGCTCGGCCCGCGTCGCGGGCGCTTCCCGGCCCCAGGCGGCGCCGGCCTGGGCCGCATCGGTGACGAGCTCGTCCACCAGGGCCGCGCCGTCGGCGCCGTCGACCTGGGCAGCCTCGATCGTGTCGAGCCCGGCGTCCGAGCGGCGCGAGGCGGCGAGCACGCG from Frigoribacterium sp. PvP032 includes these protein-coding regions:
- the rocD gene encoding ornithine--oxo-acid transaminase translates to MNATTSATTAATSSATTAAIAVEDASLAHNYHPLPVVVSTAEGAWVTDVDGRRYLDCLAAYSAVNFGHGHPALVAAAREQLDRVTLTSRAFHNDQLGPFAAELAALLGKQMVLPMNTGAEAVESGIKVARAWGYRVKGVRPGAAKIVVAAGNFHGRTTTIISFSDDEEARADFGPYTPGFVTVPYGDSAALEAAIDDDTVAVLIEPIQGEAGVVVPPASYLPEVRRITRERNVLFIADEIQSGLGRTGATVSCDLVDVVPDLYLLGKALGGGIVPVSAVVGDRDVLGVLRPGEHGSTFGGNPLAAAVGLAVVRMLATGEWQERASRLGARLRDGLEALVGSGVVTVRGAGLWMGIDIDPAVGTGREVCEELMRRGVLAKDTHGSTIRLAPPIVITEDEVDELVSTLGAVLRDLRHG
- the ddaH gene encoding dimethylargininase, whose amino-acid sequence is MAAETVQPSPEAPQPPTRHASHRTVLMCRPEHFTVSYRINPWMDPQVPTDTSRAVAQWQTLYETYLGLGFDVQLIDPLPGLPDMVYSANGGFVLDGKAYGASFTYPERQPEGPAYMDWFAAAGFEVVVPEEVNEGEGDFLLVGDVVLAGTGFRSASDSHAEVARVFGREVVGLTLVDPSFYHLDTAIAVLDPEPVDGVHNIAYLESAFDEPSLAVLRERFPDAVLVGQDDASILGLNSYSDGYNVVIAAAATGFERQLRELGYNPIGVDLSELLLGGGGVKCCTLELRR
- a CDS encoding Lrp/AsnC family transcriptional regulator, translated to MDNLDYGIIDLLRQNARAGYGDIGSSVGLSASAVKRRVDRLVADGVIRGFTVQVDPAVEGLGTEAFVELFCRGTVSPAELQRILSTVPEVVDAGTVTGSADAIVHMRSRDIPSLEEALERVRNAPNVDHTRSAIVLSKLISRRTA
- a CDS encoding proline dehydrogenase family protein; its protein translation is MSDVRAADLTSQVVDTVRRWLIVASSVPADAAAERFSALLRDPDGLAFAVAFADRVVRPDDPAVAARQLDRLSRDMPASLPWQLKAAVAAGGGFGPLAPRTVVPVARKALRRLVQHLVVEAAPDKLGPVLAAAADGARLDLVLLGEPVLGEAAARRRVDATRTLLERDDVQHVSVPVASVVGTGAAWGADERASAAVEALTPLYELALASDPPKTVDLEVDEHRHLDLAIDVFTRLLDQPQLADLEAGIEIQAHVPDALASLQLLTDWARGRVARGGAPIRVRLTVGGVALEAVDAALHDWPVATHTSRAEADAALLRVLDHALRPVSAEFAHLGLVTDDPFVVAHAWTLAKRREVTQHLTIEMPLGTSRGLLRAVRAEVGDLVVRAPVVQHGDLEAAADHVVRRLAEVAAPGSSLAATADLAPQGPVFDREAVRYREAVAAAEEADDDDVPPPARRQDRSRPHLAVADLDLDGSSSFRNEPDTDPGLEGNRAWARRVLAASRRSDAGLDTIEAAQVDGADGAALVDELVTDAAQAGAAWGREAPATRAELLELAADGIARQRAALVEVLVSETGSVLDGADPEVSAAVDSARHHAGLARGEASVVGARHAPPRLTVVVSSWRTPLVSAAEPVLAALAAGSAVLLCPARESRRTAAVLAEVLWGAGVPRALLVLADLELDSEAGRRLMGHPAVDRVRLTGSLEQARQLRSWRPDLDLVAEVPVAAVAVVTPSADADLAAADLVAGAFRFAGQAPSASRTAVLVGSAAHAERFRRQLVDAVTSLRAGWPDDATTQVGPLIDPAEGAVLEALTILAPGESWLVEPRQLDDDGGLWSPGVKTGVTPESAARTAAAAAPVLSLVEVDDLDTAIDQQERLSAGGSAALHSLDVDEVDTWLRRVRAGTLVVGRPTSPMVVRRRPSASWGSSVVGPAVAPGGPDELLAQGSWWRPSREPHPSLRLTGVPDEVVPVIEAARSSLSFEQFDRVRSGAVSDERAWQAHVGVAHDASELGVERNVLRYRPRPVLLRLSSDADLSELVRLLVAAARVRAPITVSSAVPVPASLVRLLHSPASPMRVGAVIVESDQAFLARASAGLLQVREAGHELDDLSLLARATGSSDPAAEPEGDGEGDVPEPDEAAVAAYRDLHVRLIGGDPRALARAVGGSVDVVVHGGDVTDEGRVELLTFVREQSVSVTAHRSGLVDPELRDLKI